Proteins encoded in a region of the Drosophila sechellia strain sech25 chromosome 2L, ASM438219v1, whole genome shotgun sequence genome:
- the LOC6613430 gene encoding collagen alpha-1(IV) chain, translating into MLPFWKRLLYAAVIAGALFGADAQLWKMSGTSGSIQDSVKHHNRNEPKFSIDDSYDIVSSAGNLPPKNCTAGYAGCVPKCIAEKGDRGLPGPLGPTGLKGEMGFPGMEGPSGDKGQKGDPGPYGQRGDKGERGSPGLHGQAGVPGVQGPAGNPGAPGINGKDGCDGDVGLSGLEGLSGMPGPRGYAGQLGSKGEKGEPAKENGDYAKGEKGEPGWRGTAGLAGPQGLPGEKGERGDSGPYGAKGPRGEHGLKGEKGASCYGPMKPGAPGMKGEKGEPASSLPSKPTHTVMGPRGDMGQKGEPGLVGRKGEPGPEGDTGLNGQKGEKGLPGGPGDRGRQGNFGPPGSTGQKGDRGEPGLNGLPGKPGQRGEPGRAGATGQPGLLGPPGPPGGGRGTPGPPGPKGPRGYVGTPGPQGLSGADGLPGSQGYNGQKGGAGLPGRPGNEGPPGKKGDKGTAGLDGPKGSIGPIGHPGPPGPEGQKGDAGLPGYGIQGSKGDAGIPGYAGLKGSKGERGFKGNAGAPGDSKLGRPGTPGTAGAPGQKGDAGRPGTPGQKGDMGIKGDVGGKCSSCRAGPKGDKGTSGLAGVPGKDGARGPPGERGYPGERGHDGINGQTGPPGEKGEDGRTGLPGATGEPGKPALCDLSLIEPVKGEKGYPGAPGAKGVKGFRGSDGQSGSPGPKGEFGFKGDKGLSGAPGNDGTPGRAGRDGYPGIPGQSIKGEPGFHGRDGAKGDKGSLGPSGERGEPGSCALDEIKMPAKGNKGEPGQTGMPGPPGEYGSPGERGYTGLKGNTGPQGPPGVEGPRGLNGPRGEKGNQGAVGVPGNPGKDGLRGIPGRNGQPGPRGEPGISRPGPMGPPGLNGLQGEKGDRGPTGPIGLPGADGSVGYPGDRGDAGLPGVSGRPGIVGEKGDVGPIGPAGVAGPPGVPGIDGVRGLDGAKGEPGSPGLVGMPGNKGDRGAPGNDGPKGFAGVTGAPGKRGPAGIPGVSGAKGDKGATGLTGNDGPVGGRGPPGAPGLMGIKGDQGLAGAPGKQGLDGMPGEKGSQGFSGLDGAPGLPGDASEKGQKGEPGPSGLRGDTGPAGQPGWPGEKGMPGLAVHGRPGPQGEKGDQGRSGIDGRDGINGDKGEQGLQGVWGQPGEKGSVGAPGIPGTPGMDGLPGAAGTPGAVGYPGHRGDKGEPGLSGLPGLKGETGPVGLQGFIGAPGPKGERGIRGQPGLPATIPVDFRGDKGSQGERGYTGEKGDQGERGLSGPVGDAGAKGDRGLQGPPGASGLNGIPGAKGDTGPRGEIGYPGATIKGEKGLPGRPGRNGRQGFIGAPGTIGERGLPGLPGEPGLVGLPGLIGPAGSKGERGLAGSPGQPGQDGFPGGPGLKGDTGPQGFKGERGLNGFEGQKGDKGDRGLQGPSGLPGLNGQKGDTGYPGLVGNEGPVGAPGERGFTGPKGHDGRDGTPGQPGQKGEPGMLPPPGPKGEPGQPGRNGPKGEPGRPGERGLIGIQGERGEKGERGLIGETGNVGRQGPKGDRGEQGERGYEGAIGLIGQKGEPGAPAAAALDYLTGILITRHSQSETVPACSAGHTELWTGYSLLFVDGNDYAHNQDLGSPGSCVQRFSTLPVMSCGQNSVCNYASRNDKTFWLTTNAAIPMMPVANNEIRQYISRCVVCEAPANVIAVHSQTIAVPDCPNGWESLWIGYSFLMHTAVGNGGGGQALQSPGSCLEDFRATPFIECNGAKGTCHFYETLTSFWMYNLDSSEPFDMPQQQTIKSGKQQSYVSRCQVCMKNSS; encoded by the exons ATGTTGCCCTTCTGGAAGCG GCTGCTATACGCCGCTGTGATCGCGGGAGCGTTATTCGGTGCCGACGCT CAACTTTGGAAGATGTCTGGTACGTCCGGTTCAATTCAGGACTCCGTGAAACACCACAATCGAAATGAACCCAAGTTCTCAATCGACGACAGTTACGACATTGTGAGCTCTGCCGGCAATCTGCCGCCCAAGAATTGTACGGCCGGATATGCGGGCTGTGTGCCCAAGTGCATAGCGGAGAAGGGCGACCGGGGTCTGCCGGGCCCTCTGGGACCCACGGGACTGAAGGGCGAGATGGGTTTCCCCGGCATGGAGGGACCCTCTGGAGACAAGGGTCAGAAGGGTGATCCCGGCCCATACGGACAGCGTGGTGATAAGGGTGAGCGCGGATCGCCTGGTCTACATGGTCAGGCTGGTGTACCCGGAGTTCAGGGACCCGCCGGCAATCCTGGTGCCCCTGGTATCAACGGCAAAGACGGTTGCGACGGAGATGTTGGTTTATCCGGCTTGGAGGGTCTATCCGGAATGCCCGGACCTCGCGGATATGCCGGCCAGCTTGGCAGCAAGGGCGAGAAGGGTGAACCGGCAAAGGAGAACGGTGATTACGCGAAGGGCGAGAAGGGTGAGCCTGGTTGGAGGGGCACTGCCGGCTTGGCTGGACCACAGGGATTACCTGGCGAAAAGGGCGAGCGCGGCGACAGCGGACCTTACGGAGCCAAAGGACCCCGGGGTGAGCACGGTCTGAAGGGAGAGAAGGGTGCCTCCTGCTACGGACCCATGAAGCCCGGTGCACCAGGTATGAAGGGCGAGAAGGGTGAACCGGCGTCATCGCTTCCAAGCAAGCCGACGCACACGGTGATGGGACCTCGCGGCGACATGGGACAGAAGGGAGAGCCTGGCCTAGTGGGCCGCAAGGGTGAGCCCGGACCTGAAGGCGACACTGGACTCAATGGACAGAAGGGCGAGAAGGGTCTGCCCGGCGGCCCTGGCGATCGT GGTCGCCAAGGTAACTTTGGACCCCCAGGCTCTACAGGACAAAAGGGAGATCGTGGCGAGCCGGGTCTTAATGGTCTGCCCGGTAAACCCGGACAAAGGGGTGAGCCAGGACGCGCTGGAGCGACAGGTCAGCCTGGTCTGCTCGGTCCTCCGGGACCGCCGGGCGGTGGCCGTGGAACACCGGGACCCCCGGGACCCAAAGGACCCCGCGGCTACGTTGGCACACCTGGACCCCAGGGATTAAGCGGAGCTGATGGACTTCCGGGTTCACAGGGATACAATGGACAAAAGGGAGGTGCTGGTCTGCCCGGACGACCCGGCAACGAGGGACCTCCAGGCAAAAAGGGAGATAAGGGAACCGCAGGACTTGATGGACCAAAGGGATCCATCGGACCCATTGGACACCCAGGACCACCGGGTCCAGAGGGACAGAAGGGCGACGCTGGTTTGCCCGGTTATGGCATTCAAGGATCTAAGGGAGATGCAGGCATACCCGG TTATGCCGGACTAAAGGGTAGCAAGGGAGAGCGCGGCTTCAAGGGCAATGCTGGTGCTCCCGGTGACTCCAAGCTGGGCCGTCCTGGAACTCCCGGTACCGCTGGTGCTCCTGGACAAAAGGGAGATGCTGGTCGTCCCGGCACTCCTGGCCAAAAGGGAGACATGGGCATCAAGGGAGACGTCGGCGGCAAATGCTCATCGTGCAGGGCCGGACCAAAGGGTGATAAGGGAACGAGCGGACTGGCTGGAGTTCCCGGAAAGGACGGCGCACGAGGACCGCCTGGAGAGCGCGGATATCCCGGAGAACGTGGACACGATGGAATCAACGGACAAACTGGACCGCCTGGTGAGAAGGGAGAGGACGGTCGCACTGGTCTTCCCGGAGCCACTGGAGAGCCTGGCAAACCTGCACTTTGCGATTTGAGTTTGATTGAGCCCGTGAAGGGTGAGAAGGGTTACCCTGGTGCGCCAGGTGCAAAGGGCGTGAAGGGATTCAGGGGATCAGACGGTCAGTCTGGTAGCCCTGGACCCAAAGGAGAATTCGGATTCAAGGGTGATAAGGGCTTGAGCGGAGCACCCGGCAATGACGGAACACCCGGACGCGCTGGACGAGACGGATACCCCGGAATTCCTGGTCAATCCATCAAGGGCGAGCCAGGCTTCCATGGAAGGGACGGAGCAAAGGGCGACAAGGGATCATTAGGCCCAAGCGGCGAGAGGGGAGAGCCCGGTAGCTGTGCGCTTGACGAAATAAAGATGCCCGCTAAGGGTAACAAGGGTGAGCCCGGCCAAACCGGCATGCCAGGACCTCCAGGCGAATACGGCAGCCCGGGAGAGAGGGGCTATACCGGATTGAAGGGCAACACTGGACCACAGGGACCTCCTGGCGTTGAGGGACCCCGCGGCTTGAATGGACCTCGCGGTGAAAAGGGCAACCAGGGCGCTGTCGGAGTCCCTGGTAATCCTGGCAAGGACGGCCTTCGCGGCATTCCCGGACGCAATGGACAGCCTGGACCGAGGGGAGAGCCTGGTATTTCGAGACCCGGCCCTATGGGCCCACCCGGTCTGAATGGTCTGCAAGGTGAGAAGGGTGACCGTGGTCCAACCGGACCCATTGGTCTTCCCGGTGCCGATGGCAGTGTGGGATATCCTGGAGATAGAGGCGATGCCGGTCTGCCCGGAGTATCTGGACGGCCCGGAATTGTTGGTGAGAAGGGAGACGTGGGCCCGATCGGCCCCGCTGGTGTTGCCGGACCTCCTGGTGTTCCTGGTATTGATGGTGTGCGTGGACTTGATGGCGCCAAGGGTGAGCCCGGCAGTCCCGGATTGGTCGGCATGCCCGGCAACAAAGGTGACCGTGGCGCTCCTGGAAATGACGGACCCAAGGGCTTTGCTGGCGTTACTGGTGCTCCCGGAAAGCGCGGACCTGCTGGTATTCCTGGAGTTTCCG GTGCCAAGGGTGACAAGGGAGCTACTGGCTTGACTGGCAATGATGGACCTGTGGGAGGCCGCGGTCCTCCAGGTGCTCCTGGCCTGATGGGCATTAAGGGTGACCAAGGATTGGCAGGAGCCCCTGGAAAACAAGGACTGGACGGTATGCCCGGCGAAAAGGGTAGCCAAGGATTCTCCGGTCTGGATGGAGCTCCTGGTTTGCCTGGTGATGCCTCCGAGAAGGGACAAAAGGGTGAACCCGGTCCATCCGGACTCCGCGGCGATACAGGTCCGGCCGGACAGCCAGGTTGGCCAGGAGAGAAGGGTATGCCCGGTCTGGCTGTTCACGGGCGCCCCGGTCCGCAGGGCGAGAAGGGTGACCAGGGACGCAGTGGAATCGATGGACGCGATGGAATTAACGGCGATAAGGGTGAACAAGGTCTGCAGGGCGTTTGGGGCCAGCCTGGCGAGAAGGGATCTGTCGGCGCACCCGGCATTCCTGGTACCCCCGGAATGGATGGCTTGCCCGGCGCTGCTGGTACCCCTGGTGCTGTTGGCTATCCTGGCCACCGTGGTGACAAGGGAGAGCCTGGTCTATCTGGTCTGCCCGGACTCAAGGGTGAGACTGGACCCGTCGGACTGCAGGGCTTCATCGGTGCTCCTGGCCCCAAGGGTGAGCGCGGTATTCGTGGTCAACCCGGTCTTCCGGCCACCATCCCCGTGGACTTCCGTGGTGATAAGGGATCCCAGGGCGAGCGCGGCTACACTGGCGAGAAGGGCGATCAAGGCGAACGAGGCTTGAGTGGTCCTGTTGGCGACGCTGGAGCCAAGGGAGATCGCGGATTGCAGGGACCACCTGGTGCAAGCGGATTAAATGGTATTCCCGGAGCCAAGGGAGACACTGGTCCAAGAGGCGAGATCGGTTATCCAGGAGCTACCATTAAGGGCGAGAAGGGTCTGCCCGGTCGCCCAGGCAGAAACGGACGTCAAG GTTTTATTGGAGCCCCCGGTACAATTGGAGAACGCGGTCTGCCCGGCTTGCCCGGAGAGCCCGGCCTTGTGGGCCTACCTGGACTCATTGGACCAGCTGGCAGCAAGGGAGAGCGTGGCCTCGCCGGCAGTCCCGGACAACCAGGACAGGATGGATTCCCCGGCGGACCTGGATTGAAGGGAGATACTGGACCGCAGGGCTTCAAGGGAGAACGTGGTCTAAATGGCTTCGAGGGACAAAAGGGAGACAAGGGTGACCGAGGACTCCAAGGACCGTCGGGACTGCCCGGCTTGAATGGACAGAAGGGAGACACCGGCTACCCTGGCTTAGTTGGAAACGAAGGACCTGTCGGAGCTCCTGGCGAGCGCGGCTTCACCGGGCCCAAGGGACACGATGGACGTGACGGAACACCAGGTCAGCCTGGACAGAAGGGTGAACCGGGAATGCTGCCACCACCGGGACCCAAGGGCGAACCTGGTCAGCCGGGACGCAATGGACCTAAGGGAGAGCCCGGACGTCCGGGAGAGCGTGGCTTGATTGGCATCCAGGGTGAGCGTGGCGAAAAGGGTGAGCGCGGCCTGATCGGTGAGACTGGAAACGTGGGACGCCAGGGACCCAAGGGAGATCGCGGAGAGCAGGGCGAGAGGGGCTATGAGGGCGCCATTGGTTTGATCGGCCAGAAAGGTGAACCCGGAGCTCCAGCTGCCGCCGCTCTTGACTACCTCACTGGTATCCTGATTACGCGACACAGTCAATCGGAAACGGTGCCCGCTTGCTCGGCTGGACACACGGAACTGTGGACGGGTTACTCCCTGTTGTTCGTCGATGGCAATGACTATGCCCACAATCAGGACCTCGGATCTCCCGGATCCTGTGTGCAACGCTTCTCAACGCTGCCCGTAATGTCCTGTGGTCAGAACAGCGTCTGCAACTACGCCTCCAGAAATGATAAGACCTTCTGGCTGACAACCAACGCCGCCATTCCGATGATGCCCGTTGCAAACAACGAGATCCGCCAGTACATCTCACGTTGCGTCGTTTGTGAGGCGCCGGCTAATGTGATCGCCGTGCACAGTCAAACGATAGCGGTGCCCGACTGTCCGAATGGCTGGGAGAGTCTCTGGATTGGCTACAGTTTCCTCATG CACACTGCCGTGGGCAACGGTGGCGGTGGACAGGCGCTGCAATCGCCTGGCTCCTGTTTGGAGGACTTCCGCGCAACGCCCTTCATCGAGTGCAATGGCGCCAAAGGCACGTGCCACTTCTACGAGACGTTGACCAGCTTCTGGATGTACAACCTGGATTCCTCAGAGCCGTTCGACATGCCACAGCAGCAGACGATCAAGTCCGGTAAGCAACAGTCGTATGTGTCCAGGTGCCAGGTGTGCATGAAGAACTCCTCGTAG
- the LOC6613431 gene encoding uncharacterized protein LOC6613431: MIIVLLLLFQSLCLYCQRLVLYVHDRCFPRNVRLLQEVAETVGDRKAPQRLAEQQLEQQKRSQKRRILEPILPLVGGLNSEACRFCAHSPQGYCRHHFHLQELQLHRQRGSGGEQDFRQIRRIKRELKRTIGQQQQQLQPTRSYRPVRLNSIWSSSSLSSGYASLTSVGSQEQEEASFEQEIIEDVPLEEEVELQDLPQEDIQQPLLTTYL; the protein is encoded by the coding sequence ATGATTAtcgtcctgctgctgctgttccaaTCGCTGTGCCTCTACTGCCAACGCCTGGTGCTCTACGTCCACGACCGATGCTTCCCGAGGAACGTGCGCCTGCTGCAGGAGGTGGCCGAAACGGTGGGCGATCGTAAGGCGCCACAGCGCCTGGCGGAGCAGCAGTTGGAGCAACAGAAGCGAAGCCAGAAGCGGCGCATCCTCGAACCAATCCTTCCGCTCGTGGGTGGCCTCAATTCCGAGGCCTGTCGCTTTTGTGCCCACAGTCCGCAGGGCTACTGTCGCCATCACTTCCATCTGcaggagctgcagctgcacAGGCAGAGGGGTTCCGGTGGTGAGCAGGATTTCCGGCAGATTCGCCGGATCAAGCGGGAGCTAAAGCGCACtattggccagcagcagcagcaactgcagccgACGAGAAGCTATCGTCCAGTCCGCCTGAATTCCATCTGGAGCAGCAGTTCCCTGAGCAGTGGTTACGCTTCACTGACCAGCGTTGGAtcgcaggagcaggaggaggcgTCCTTCGAACAGGAGATTATTGAGGACGTTCCACTGGAGGAGGAAGTGGAGCTGCAGGACCTGCCGCAGGAGGATATCCAACAGCCCCTACTAACCACTTACTTGTAG
- the LOC6613432 gene encoding SPRY domain-containing SOCS box protein 3 — protein sequence MSDVEVDPLQPHPLPIAAIAPRRRRPTGRRGGGAGGLSSGSLDATSSTSPPPSFCPLPNGVEDNWTWSKRHRSKEVVLRGPNSRTVHFHPNWSKGTAGVQGKRSLNNGRHYWELHVSQRVFGTSIMFGIGTKSARLHANAFRNMLGENEHGWGLSHKGVLWHEGVALLYTKRFRENQPTQIGVLFDGIEGTLTFYKDGKCLGVAFRGLDQIDEPLYPIVCSTAAKTEMTLKCTRREFVNLQDRCRAVIMRRVRSAAQLEKLKLPLPIADYLSEVIDEKKPLRQVDPLEMCIMNYDLYEVRE from the exons ATGTCTGATGTTGAAGTGGATCCACTGCAGCCTCACCCCCTTCCCATAGCGGCTATTGCCCCGAGGAGGCGTCGTCCAACCGgtcgacgaggaggaggagcaggagggtTGTCGTCCGGTTCACTGGATGCAACATCTTCCACATCGCCGCCACCCAGTTTCTGTCCGCTGCCCAATGGCGTTGAGGATAACTGGACGTGGAGCAAGCGGCACCGCTCCAAGGAAGTGGTGCTCAGAGGACCCAACTCGCGGACCGTGCACTTCCATCCCAACTGGAGCAAGGGCACTGCCGGTGTCCAGGGCAAAAGATCCCTGAACAACGGACGGCATTACTGGGAGCTCCATGTCTCGCAGCGAGTCTTTGGCACCTCGATAATGTTCGGTATCGGTACCAAGTCGGCCCGGCTACACGCCAACGCCTTCCGGAACATGCTGGGCGAGAACGAGCACGGCTGGGGACTGTCCCACAAGGGTGTGCTCTGGCACGAGGGCGTGGCCCTGCTGTACACGAAGCGGTTCCGCGAGAATCAACCCACCCAGATCGGCGTGCTCTTCGACGGCATCGAGGGCACACTGACCTTCTACAAGGACGGCAAGTGCCTGGGCGTTGCTTTCCGCGGATTGGATCAG ATTGATGAGCCCCTGTACCCCATCGTATGTTCTACTGCCGCCAAAACGGAGATGACCCTAAAGTGCACCAGGAGGGAGTTCGTAAACCTACAGGATCGCTGTCGGGCGGTGATCATGCGCCGCGTGCGAAGCGCTGCGCAGCTGGAGAAGCTGAAGCTGCCGCTGCCCATCGCCGACTATCTGAGCGAGGTGATCGACGAGAAGAAGCCACTGCGTCAG GTGGATCCACTGGAGATGTGCATTATGAATTACGATTTGTATGAGGTCCGTGAATGA
- the LOC6613433 gene encoding reticulocalbin-2, with translation MPRNLPLLSLTLCAVALLAAVGPMPAHGAVANSHKHEKHLSKERVKDGIYAPRDAHHHGEDGEHNVEFDHEAIIGNTKEAQEFDSLTPEESKRRLLILIKMMDLNKDEFIDRHELKAWILRSFKKLSEEEAADRFEEIDQDADERITWKEYLQDTYAMEDEDFKKETIDYDSYEDEQKMIKQDKEMFNAADTNKDGVLTLEEFVLFQNPEEHPQMLPILLEHTMQDKDADHDGKINFQEFVGDAASHHDKEWLITEKERFDKDHDSNGDGVLTGDEVLSWIVPSNTAIANDEVDHLFVSTDEDHDDRLSYLEILNNYDTFVGSEATDYGDHLQNINHLSDEL, from the exons atgcctAGGAATCTGCCGCTCCTCTCGCTGACCCTCTGTGCCGTCGCCTTGCTGGCCGCCGTGGGTCCCATGCCCGCCCATGGGGCGGTGGCCAACAGTCACAAGCACGAGAAGCACCTCAGCAAGGAGCGGGTCAAGGACGGAATCTACGCCCCCCGGGATGCCCACCACCACGGCGAGGATGGGGAGCACAACGTGGAGTTTGATCACGAGGCCATCATCG GCAACACGAAGGAGGCTCAGGAATTCGACTCACTTACGCCAGAGGAATCGAAGCGACGCCTGTTGATATTGATCAAAATGATGGATCTGAATAAGGACGAATTTATTGACCGGCATGAGTTGAAAGCCTGGATATTAAGGTCTTTTAA AAAACTGTCGGAGGAAGAAGCCGCTGATCGATTTGAAGAAATAGACCAGGATGCGGACGAGAGAATTACTTGGAAGGAGTATCTCCAGGACACATACGCCATGGAGGATGAGGACTTCAAGAAGGAGACCATCGACTACGACAGCTACGAGGATGAGCAGAAGATGATCAAGCAGGACAAGGAGATGTTCAATGCGGCTGACACGAACAAGGATGGTGTCCTGACGCTGGAGGAGTTCGTTTTATTCCAAAATCCCGAGGAGCATCCACAAATGTTGCCAATACTGCTGGAGCACACGATGCAGGACAAGGATGCGGATCACGATGGCAAGATCAACTTCCAGGAGTTTGTCGGCGACGCAGCCTCGCACCACGACAAGGAGTGGCTGATCACGGAAAAGGAGCGCTTCGACAAGGATCACGACTCCAATGGCGATGGCGTGCTGACGGGCGATGAGGTCCTATCCTGGATTGTGCCAAGCAATACGGCGATTGCCAACGACGAGGTGGACCATCTCTTTGTCTCCACCGATGAGGATCACGACGATCGCCTGTCCTACCTGGAAATACTCAACAACTACGATACCTTTGTGGGTAGCGAGGCCACCGACTACGGCGACCATTTACAAAACATTAACCATCTCTCCGACGAGCTGTAG
- the LOC6613434 gene encoding uncharacterized protein LOC6613434 produces the protein MPYIIIRGNLASYSHKYPWRVLVSGLKADDIEQLNKFSCGGYSDESTIVYLVHPCRILSALEILGFRVVASSSTAVKQDYNEYMWTMRKEFDEPEPLEAESVVRENLSNIGREAASLGNYHKVDSPE, from the exons ATGCCGTACATAATCATACGGGGGAATCTAGCCTCCTACAGCCACAAATATCCATGGAGGGTGCTCGTCTCCGGGTTGAAAG CTGACGACATCGAGCAGTTGAACAAGTTCTCCTGCGGCGGCTACAGCGACGAATCCACCATCGTCTACCTAGTCCATCCTTGTCGGATTTTATCGGCGCTAGAA ATCCTGGGATTTCGCGTAGTGGCCAGCTCATCGACTGCCGTGAAGCAGGACTACAACGAGTACATGTGGACGATGCGCAAGGAGTTCGACGAACCAGAACCCTTGGAAGCCGAGTCCGTGGTGCGAGAGAATCTATCGAATATTGGCCGCGAGGCAGCCAGTTTAGGCAACTATCACAAGGTGGATTCGCCTGAATAG
- the LOC116803547 gene encoding uncharacterized protein LOC116803547, whose protein sequence is MSEGATGLKEPQNLNSEVVSTVVSSASAASLNAATAPVPANVVTIPVPILQSEGNFAYVTVKGSLHDYTCTIFGLNQAEVQALSKRFENGVKACVNGIMVAVPPMVMLNTLAQLSYKVVCSCGEAEICWTMQREV, encoded by the coding sequence ATGAGTGAGGGCGCAACCGGGCTGAAGGAACCTCAGAATCTCAATAGCGAAGTAGTTTCGACTGTCGTGTCCTCGGCATCGGCTGCATCCTTGAACGCCGCCACCGCCCCCGTACCGGCCAATGTGGTGACCATACCGGTGCCCATTCTGCAGTCGGAGGGCAACTTTGCCTACGTGACCGTCAAGGGGTCGCTGCACGACTACACCTGCACCATTTTTGGTCTGAATCAGGCGGAAGTTCAAGCCCTGTCCAAGCGCTTCGAGAACGGTGTTAAGGCGTGCGTCAATGGTATTATGGTGGCAGTGCCGCCCATGGTTATGCTGAACACTCTGGCCCAGCTAAGCTACAAGGTTGTCTGCAGTTGCGGCGAAGCCGAGATTTGTTGGACCATGCAACGTGAGGTCTAA
- the LOC6613435 gene encoding ankyrin repeat domain-containing protein 39, giving the protein MDPHSADNCKCHKQTQPAQQTLSDMDFDRGIWNAAIYNEVERVREFIKKGQSMDRDGCDYTALHYAARNGNEPICKLLLDEGKADVNAVTKAGATALHRAAMMGHLEIVKLLVEHKANLLLQDECGQTALHRAVMRGHLEVCRILLAKEPTLKLVKDKKDKIAFEYIMENANDDFKLLLKP; this is encoded by the exons ATGGATCCACATAGTGCGGACAACTGCAAGTGCCACAAGCAGACGCAGCCGGCACAGCAGACGTTAAGCGACATGGACTTCGATCGAGGCATCTGGAATGCAG CTATCTATAACGAAGTGGAGCGTGTAAGGGAGTTTATCAAGAAGGGCCAGTCAATGGATCGCGATGGCTGCGACTATACCGCTCTGCACTATGCGGCCCGCAATGGGAACGAGCCGATCTGCAAGCTGCTTCTCGACGAGGGCAAGGCAGACGTAAATGCAGTGACCAAGGCAGGAGCCACCGCGCTGCATCGTGCAGCCATGATGG GCCACTTGGAGATCGTGAAGCTACTGGTCGAGCACAAGGCTAATCTTCTGCTGCAGGACGAGTGCGGACAGACTGCTTTGCATCGAGCAGTGATGCGGGGCCACCTGGAGGTGTGTCGCATTCTGCTGGCGAAGGAGCCGACTCTTAAGCTGGTCAAAGATAAAAAGGACAAAATTGCATTTGAGTACATCATGGAGAACGCCAATGATGACTTTAAGCTGCTGCTGAAGCCCTAA